One Apteryx mantelli isolate bAptMan1 chromosome 22, bAptMan1.hap1, whole genome shotgun sequence genomic region harbors:
- the SSC4D gene encoding scavenger receptor cysteine-rich domain-containing group B protein, which translates to METVQMWAPGLFALPVHKKVLTAKGQELPKSVYAEEMGMMSNISEPALLPFPEIRLANGPSRCQGRVEILYNGSWGTVCDDDWDIVDANVVCRQLGCGHAIALPAAMTFGQGSGPIFLDNVDCKGREAALSECWSHGWGIHNCYHYEDVAVMCNELSPTQASEGPTSRTATASVQHGESDGSIRLVSGTDSCQGRVEIFYRGNWGTVCDDDWGLSDASVVCKQVGCGQALDYKSNAYFGYGTGHILLDNVNCDGSEPFLSACYSLGWGIHNCGHHEDAGVICTGLDMSTVTSFTTSVALEYEETLTATATAATDGRDQPSQATEVITTALPTVEQDSGGVRLANGNGSCRGRVEVRHRGAWGTVCDDDWDFPDAQVVCRQLGCGAALSATGLGYFGYGSGPVLLDNVGCAGTEARLGDCFHLGWGQHNCGHHEDAGVVCRGADDSGDDFQEAAFTTTTLAPTHPEDGFLRLVNGSHRCEGRVEIFYLSQWGTVCDDAWDLRDAKVVCRQLGCGHAVAAWGEARYGRGVGYIFLDNLKCKGNEASLLRCSHIRWDVHNCDHSEDAGALCSLL; encoded by the exons gCAACATCTCTGAGCCTGCTCTGTTGCCATTCCCAG AAATACGGCTTGCCAACGGGCCGAGCCGGTGCCAGGGGCGAGTGGAGATCCTCTACAAcggctcctgggggacggtgtgcgATGACGACTGGGATATCGTGGATGCCAACGTGGTGTgtcgccagctgggctgtggccatgCCATCGCCCTCCCCGCCGCCATGACCTTTGGCCAAGGGAGCGGACCCATCTTCCTGGACAACGTGGATTGCAAGGgccgggaggcagctctgagcgAGTGCTGGAGCCACGGCTGGGGCATCCACAACTGCTACCACTACGAGGATGTGGCTGTCATGTGCAATG AGCTCTCACCCACGCAGGCAAGCGAAGGACCGACCAGCAGGACTGCCACAGCCTCGGTGCAGCATGGGGAAA GTGATGGCAGCATCCGCCTGGTGAGTGGGACCGACAGCTGCCAGGGCCGGGTGGAGATCTTCTACCGCGGGAACTGGGGCACCGTGTGCGATGACGACTGGGGCCTGAgcgatgccagcgtggtgtgcaaGCAGGTGGGCTGTGGCCAAGCCCTGGATTACAAGAGCAATGCCTATTTCGGCTACGGCACCGGGCACATCCTCCTAGACAACGTCAACTGTGACGGCAGCGagcccttcctctctgcctgctACAGCCTTGGCTGGGGGATCCACAACTGCGGCCACCACGAGGATGCTGGAGTCATTTGCACAG GGCTGGACATGTCCACCGTCACATCCTTCACCACTTCAGTGGCCCTGGAGTACGAAGAGACGCTCACTGCCACAGCCACAG CAGCCACAGACGGCCGGGACCAGCCCTCCCAGGCGACGGAGGTCATCACAACCGCTCTCCCCACCGTAGAGCAGGACA GTGGCGGCGTGCGGCTGGCGAACGGGAACGGGAGCTGCCGCGGGCGGGTGGAGGTGCGGCACCGCGGCGCCTGGGGCACCGTCTGCGACGACGACTGGGACTTCCCCGAcgcccaggtggtctgcaggcagctgggctgcggCGCGGCCCTCTCCGCCACCGGCCTCGGCTACTTCGGCTACGGCAGCGGGCCCGTGCTGCTGGACAACGTGGGCTGCGCCGGCACCGAGGCCCGCCTGGGCGACTGCTTCCACCTGGGCTGGGGGCAGCACAACTGCGGCCACCACGAGGACGCCGGCGTGGTCTGCCGAG GTGCTGATGACTCAGGAGATGATTTCCAAGAAGCTGCTTTTACAACCACCACGTTGGCCCCAACTCATCCCGAGGACG GGTTCCTGCGCCTGGTGAACGGCAGCCACCGGTGCGAGGGGCGCGTGGAGATCTTCTACCTGTCccagtgggggacggtgtgcgaTGACGCCTGGGACCTGAGGGACGCCAaggtggtgtgccggcagctggGCTGCGGGCACGCCGTGGCGGCCTGGGGGGAGGCGCGCTACGGCCGGGGCGTTGGCTACATCTTCCTCGACAACCTCAAGTGCAAGGGCAACGAGGCCTCGCTGCTGCGCTGCTCCCACATCCGCTGGGACGTCCACAACTGCGACCACTCAGAAGACGCTGgtgctctctgcagcctcctatGA